Genomic window (Bacteroidota bacterium):
TTGTCTCGGCGACGACCACGCCGCGGTGTTCGATGCGGATACGCTTCGGTGTGGGTTCGAGGAGAGGCGGGCGCGGGTAGTCCCACACGGACTCTTGGCCGGGAGACGGGCGCTCAGGTTGAGGGCGGCTGTACATCTGTTATTGAAGGAGCTTGGATGAGGTGACGGAGGGGCGAGAGTGTAACGATATCCGTTATGGTGTAGGTGCTATGTAAAAAACCTTGCCGCATGTATTTGTTTAGACAGTGGATACTGCGTTGATAACATGGGGGTAAGTTGGACAAAAACCGCTTGCGCGTGTCCGGCCTTCTTCGTTCCTTCACTCATGCTGCTGCCAGCACTCGCGAGGGTGTCAGCGGCGGTGACGTTCCTTGACACGGTTGTACGCTCCAAAACGCTTACGTCTGATAGCGCAGGTCGGTCCAGCTTACTCTCTCAGGAGAGGCAGCGAAGCCGACGTGTGCACAGATGCTTCCGATTGATGCTTGGCTTGTGCCGGATCGACTCCCGGCCCGGCATACGAGCATCTCCCTGGGTTTGGTGCGGTGGTGCCCGGGGGCGCGCAGCCGATGCAAATCGGACGCGGCGCCCTTGATCGGCTCCGGCGCATCCTCCCTTGAATCATCGAGAAACGAAGCGACATGCTGGATCCCTGCGAGTGGATGCCCTGTGCATCCAGCGACACCGCGCACTAAACTGCGCGGTTGTGCGACGCTCCGCTGTGCCGAGCTCCCAATGAGCCGCAAGGCTTAGGAAGTGAGGGCCAAAGAGCCTTGCAGAAGTACCAGGATGTGCTTCCCCAAGTAGACACAGCAAGAACCAACTACGTGTGGGTCTCTGCTGGAATGCTGGGCTCGACCTCGGATTTGAGCGGTTGCGTGAGGGCTCACCCGGCCTCGCAAGGGCTGCGCGCTGCGCGGCTAGCGAGACGGTGAGCGGCGCTTTAACTCGAACTGCGCCCGTGGCACTCCGGTGACACGAACGCAGGCGGGTGAAGGCACGATCACTCTGCTCGGCGGCTGTCGGGCAGCGAGCGTCGGCACCCGAAGGCAGAACGAACGAAGCGGCCTCGATGGCGGCGTTTCGGCGCGGGATGTAGCACGCAGCGACGCTGCGCGGCTACGCGAACTCCCAAGCCGATACGGCTTGTCGTCGGATCGGTCGTGTTCGAGAAGACTGCAGAGACGGTGCCACCGTTCAAGGAAACGTTGGAAGAGCCCGCGCCTCGGCGTGGGCTCTTCTATGTTCGGACGGTGCGGAAGGACCTCGGTGGGAGCGGGTACGGGCAGGAATCAACGTATCTTGCGGATCTATCCCTGTACGACGTTTTTCCGCTGGCTCCACCCACGATGTATCCCGATCCCAAAGGCTTCGCGCACCCCGCGTCCGAGGAGGCTGTCCTCGCCAAGTGGCAAGCGGAGCAGATCTTCGAGCAGAGCCTCGCCATCCGGGACGGCGCGCCGCACTTCGTCTTCTACGAGGGGCCGCCGACGGCCAACGGGAAGCCGGGCATTCACCACGTGATGGCGCGCACCATCAAGGACCTCTTCTGTCGCTACAAGACGATGCAGGGCTTCCGCGTGGACCGCAAGGCAGGGTGGGACACACACGGCCTCCCCGTCGAGATCGAAGTCGAGAAGGAGTTAGGCCTCCAGGGCCGCGATCAGATCGAATCCTACGGCGTCGCTGAGTACAACCATGCATGCCGCGAGTCGGTGCTGCGCTACAAAGACCTATGGGACACGCTCACGCAGCGCATGGGCTACTGGGTCGACCTCGACGACCCATACGTCACCTTCGAGAACGACTACATCGAGTCGGTGTGGTCGCTCCTCAAGAAGATCAACGACACGCCCGGCCCCGACGGCGAGCCGCTGCTGTATCGCGGGTACAAGATTCAGTGGTACAGCCCTGGGTCTGGCACCGTCCTGTCGAGCCACGAGGTGTCGCTCGGCTACAAAGAAGTTCAGGATCCGAGTGTCACGATCAAGTTTCCCGTGCGTGGCGAGGCCGACACGTACTTCCTTGCCTGGACGACAACGCCCTGGACGCTGCCCTCGAACGCTGGGCTGGCCGTCGGGTCGACCATCGACTACGCCAAGGTCAAGCGCACCAACGAAGAGGGGGACACCGAATATGTCATCCTCGCGACCGCGCTGCTCGGCCAGGTCCTTGACGATAAGACCGTTGAGATCGTGGACCAGATGACCGGCGCTGAACTTGTCGGGATGCGCTACGAACCGGTGTTCTCCGCGTTTGAAGACCTGCATGGGGAAGACGCTGCGTGGAAGGTTGTCGCCGCCGACTTCGTCTCGACCGAGGACGGTACGGGCATCGTCCACATGGCCCCGGCTTTTGGTGCGGACGACTTTCTGATCGGTCAGAAAGAAGGCTTGCCGATGTTTAACCCCGTGCGGGCGGATGGGACGTTCGACGGCACGTACGCCTTCATCGAGGGACAGTGGTTCAAGGAGGCCGACAGAGCGATCAGCCGCGACCTCCGCCAGCGCGGGCTGCTGCTGAAGCACCAGACCTACCTCCACAACTACCCGCACGACTGGCGCAAAGGCACGCCGCTCATGTCGTACCCAGTCGACTCGTGGTTCATCCGCACAACCGCGATCAAAGACCGGCTCGTGGCGCTCAACAAGACGATCAACTGGCAGCCGGAGGGGATCGGCACAGGCCGCTTCGGCGCGTGGCTGGATGGGAATGTGGATTGGGCGATCAGCCGGATGCGCTACTGGGCGACGCCGCTCCCCATCTGGGTCAGCGACCGCTACCCGGACCATGTCGAGGTCATCGGCACGATCGCAGAGCTGCGCGCCAGGTGCGGCGGTGCGTTTCCCGAAGACGCGATTAACCCCGGGACGGGCGAGGTCGATCTCCACCGTCCCTACGTCGATGCGATCACCTGGCCAGACGGCAACGGCGGGACGATGCGCCGCGTCCCCGACCTCCTCGATGTGTGGTTCGATTCCGGCGCGATGCCGTACGCGCAGTGGCACTACCTCGCCTCGGTCCCCGACGACGAGCAGGACCCCGAGATCGTCGCGCAGTTCAAGGCCAACTTCCCCGCCGACTTCATCGCCGAGGGCGTCGACCAGACGCGTGGGTGGTTCTACACGCTCCACGCCATCGCCGCGCTCACGCAGCAGTCGGTCGCCTATGAGAACGTCGTCGTTAACGGTCTCGTCCTCGACGCAGAGGGCCAAAAGATGTCGAAGTCGAAGGGCAACGCCGTCGACCCGTTCGCTACGATCGCCGAGCACGGCGCAGACCCCGTGCGCTGGACGCTGATGGCCGCGAGCCCGCCGTGGGAAAGCCTGCGCTACGACGACGCCCGCGTCCTCGAGACGCGCCGCAAGCTCTTCGGCACGCTCACCAACACCTACAGCTTCTTCGCCACCTACGCCAACATCGACGGCTTCGCATATGACGCATCGGCTCGCATGCCTGTCGCGGACCGCGCCGAACTCGACCGGTGGGTCGTGAGTCGGCTTCAGACGACCATCGCGGAGACGACGGACGCGTACGACGGCTACCACCCGACCAAAGCAGCCCGCGCCGTCGAGACGTTCGTCGACGACCTCTCGAACTGGTACGTCCGCCGCGGCCGACGGCGCTACTGGAATAAGGTCGCAGGCCTCGGGTCGCTGGTCGAAGGTCAGAGCCAGAATGACTCGAGTCCTGCGACTTCCGACCTGGGACCTGATAAGCAGGCCGCGTACGAGACGCTCTACGAGTGCCTGCTCACGGTCGCGCAACTCATGGCGCCACTTGCGCCGTTCTACAGCGAGTGGCTCTTCGGCAACCTCGCCACGGGACGCGACGACCTCCCGGCGTCGGTGCACCTCACCGACTTCCCGCAGGTGGTGGAGGCCGAGCGCGACGAAACGTTGGAGTACCGCATGGCGGTGGCGCGTTCGGTCGCTTCCACGGCGCTCGCGCTGCGCAACGAGGCGCAACTCAACGTGCGTCAGCCGCTCGGCACGCTCCGCGTGGTGACGGGCAATGCGGGTGTCGATGAGGTGGCGCTCGCCGCGGTCGCCGCCATCGTGCGTGAGGAGGTGAACGTCAAGACCGTCGAAGGCATCGCGGCAGACAGCGGCCTCGTGCAGAAGACCGCCAAGCCCAACTTCAAGGCGCTTGGCCGTCGCCTCGGCAAGCAGATGAAGGCGGCCAACCAAGCTATCCGCTCGCTCACCACGGACGACATCGTCGCCTACGAGCAAACGGGCACCCTCACGCTCGACCTCAATGGGGGCGCTGTCACCTTTGGCGAGGGCGACATCGACGTGCAGAGCGAAGGGCTCGACGGCCAACTCGTCGGGCAAGACGCCGTAACGCACCCGAATGGCCAGGTGACGAGCGTCGTGGTTGCTCTCGATCCTGCGATCACAGACTCGCTGCGTGCCGAAGGCTATGCCCGTGAGTTTGTCAACCGCGTCCAAACCCTCCGGAAGCGCGCCGATTTCGACGTCACCGACCGTATCGCCATCACCTTTGCCGCCGAAACGTTCCTCACCGACGCGCTGGCCGCACATGCGGCAACGATCCGGAACGAGACCTTGGCCGTCACGTTGCACGCCTCCGAGCAGCCTGAGGGTGAAACGGTCGAAACGTTCGCAGAGCGCGAGGCCATCGACGGCACCCCCATCACCATTGCTCTGCAGCGCGTGCTCGCTGACGCCGACGCCTAGTTCGTGAACCGTAATTCACCCATGGCCGAACTCCCCAATCCCGACCTCAAAACTGGTCGTCCTACGCCCTTCTCCGACGCCGAGCTCGCCGAGTTTCAGCAGTTGATCCTCGACAAGCGCGCGGCCGCCATGGAGGAAGTCGACGCCATGCGCGCTCAAATCGCGGAGGCCCGCGACGCTGAATCGGACTCGGCGTACTCGTTTCACATGGCCGACGCTGGTACGGACGCCATGGAGCAAGAGAAGCGCTACATGATGATCGCTCGCCAGCAGAAGTATGTGGGCTATCTCGACCGGGCGCTCACACGCATCGAAAACAAGACGTACGGCGTCTGCAAGGTGACGGGCGAGCCGATTGCAAAGGAGCGGCTCCGCGCCGTTCCCCATACCGAGATCAGCATCGCGGCGAAGTTGAAGCAGCAGAAAGGGAAGAGTTGATTTTCCGTCTCTAGCCCTGGTTCTTGGTTGTGAAGCACCCCGCCCCTTTGATGTCGCCCGTCGCGCCTCATCCGCAGTTCACGTTCGTGCGTGAAGTCGGCGGCATCGAAGAACTGCGTCACCGTGAAAACGATTTGACGGTGTTGCTGCTTCAGCAGGCTGCGGCGCCAGTCGTGACGTTCATGGTGACGTACAGCGTCGGCAGCCGCAATGAGCACACGGGGCTGACGGGCGCGACGCACCTCCTGGAACACCTGATGTTCAAGGGCACCAAGCGGTTTAACAAGGCGGCGGGGCAGACCATCTTCAATGTGCTCCAGCGCGTCGGCGCGCAGGTCAACGCGACCACGTGGTATGACCGTACGAATTACTTCGCACTCCTGCCCAAAGAGCACCTCAGCCTCGCCGTCGAGATCGAGGCGGACCGGATGCGCGGGGCACTCGTCAGTGACGAGGATCTTGCCAGCGAGCGCACCGTCGTGCTCAACGAACTCGACCGCGGCGAGAACGAACCGCTGCGCAAACTCCTCCATGCCGTCTGGAGCGTGGCGTTCGTTGCCCACCCCTACGGCCACCCGACCATCGGGTGGCGCTCCGATGTGGAGACTGTCGAGGCTGACGACCTCCGTCACTTTTACGACACGTACTACTGGCCCTCGAATGCCACCATCTCCGTGATCGGTGACTTTGATCGGGCTGAGGCACTCGGGCTGGTGCATCAGCACTTTGGCCATATCCAAGCCCAGGCATCCCTCGGCGGCGATGGCGCACAACCGTTCGTGAGTCCTCAGGCCGTTACACGTGAGCCGCCACAGATTGGAGAACGTCGCCTGGTGATCCGCCAAGCTGGGCAACTCGGGGCCGTGCTCTGTGCGTACAAAGCGTGCTCGGGCCTCGATGCCGACGCAGACACCTTGGACGTGCTGGCCACAGCGCTCACCTCGGGCAAGTCGAGCCGTCTCTACCGCCGCCTCACCGACGAGGGACTGACGACGTCAACCTTCGCCTACTTTCCTCGACTCCGGGACCCCGGCCTGTTTATGGTCTACGGGGCGCTCGCGCCTGACGTGGAGCACCGAGTCGTTGAGGAAGCGCTCCGTTCGATCCTCGCCGAGATTGCAGCCGAGGGGCTGACGGCGTCCGAACTTGAGCGCGCGCGTCGTCAGACGGTGGCGCAGGATGCCTACGGCCGTGACGGCCCCTATGCCATTGCCAGCCAACTCAACGAGGCCATCGCCGTGGGTGACTGGACGCTCTACGCGACCTACCGCGAACGCATCGCCTTGGTCACAGAAGCCGATGTGCAGCGCGTGGCGGCTAGCATGTTCGTTGACGATCGGCTCACGGTCGGTCACTACGTGCCAGAGCCCGCGTAGGATAGTCCGCGCAAGGTCAGGCGAACGGGTGTGCTGGGGCTAATTCAGGTGCACCCGCCACGTCCTCCCGGGGATAGAAGACGAGGGCACACGGAGCGCGCCGCCGTAGTGTGCTCCTCTTCCTCTGCGGTCCCTGTCCGTAGCGAGCGCGGGCATGGCTACGAACGAGTTCGGGAACACGCGGGCGGTCGGTTCTACCTGGGGCGTACGGGCGGCGAGGACGAGTAAGCCGCCGATGAGCACGAACGGCACGACGAAGGAGGCAAAGAACAGGACGAATGCGAGCATGGCACGGGAAGGGCTTTGAAGATGTGAATAGTACAAACGTCCAAAACGTTCATCAGGTTGCCTGGAAAATCACGGAGTCCTGGATCGAGGAAACCCCGATTTCTAGGTGCGAGGAACGCACCCAGGTACCTCGTTGCAGTTGCACGCACGTCGCCTCAGCCAGCGCGCTCCCGACCATGCCCAACGCTCTAAATTCGCCACCTCGCTAGACACTGGAAGAGGTCGGTTCGACCATCGGTACAACCAGCGAGGTCGAGGAGACGCGCTTTTCGGAACGTTCTCGGCGAGCGAGCGACCCGGCGGGCTACACAGGAGGGGCTGCTACGCCGTGACAAGACGACGAGATCACGCCCAACGTAGCCTGAGTGGTCGCCCGACTCGGTAGTGAGGCACCAACACAAAGCGCCCCGCCTTCCGGATCGGGAGGGCGGGGCGCTTTGTGTTGGGTCCAGGCGAAAGCTATTCCTTCTCTTCCGAAGCTGGTTGCTCCTCTTCAGGCGTGTCCGTCTCGGTAGCCTTCGGGGTCGCCTTTTTCCGCTTGGCCTTCTTTGCCTTGAAGTTCAACTCCTCGGCGTTCTTCTTGTGGTCGACGGTGATGTGCGCGCCCTCGGCGAGGTCGTTCTGGAGAATTGCCTCCGCCATCGGATCCTCGACATACTTCTGGATCGCGCGGCGGAGCGGCCGGGCCCCGAACTGTGGGTCGTAGCCCTTCTCCACGAGGAAGGCCTTCGCGGCGTCTGTGACTTCGATGTCGATGCCGAGCTCTTCGATGCGGGCGAAGAGGTCCTTCTGCATGATCTCGATGATCTCCAGGATGTGGCTCTTCTCCAGCGGGTGGAAGACGATCACATCGTCGATGCGGTTGAGGAACTCCGGGTTGAAGACCCGCTTGAGCGCGTCCTCGACCGTCGACTTCATCCGGGCGTAGTCAAAGTCGCTCGCGGTGTCCGACGAGAAGCCAATGCCCTTGCCGAGGTTCTTGATGTCCCGCGCCCCGATGTTCGAGGTCATGATGATGATCGTGTTGCGGAAATCTACCCGGCGACCGAGGCCGTCGGTGAGGATCCCGTCGTCGAGCACCTGGAGCAGGATGTTGAACACGTCGGGGTGGGCCTTCTCGATCTCGTCGAGGAGCACGACCGAGTAGGGCTTGCGGCGGACCTTCTCGGTAAGCTGGCCACCTTCCTCGTAGCCGACGTACCCGGGAGGTGCACCCACGAGCCGCGACACGGAGAACTTCTCCATGTACTCCGACATGTCGATGCGGATGAGCGAGTCCTGGCTGTCGAAGAGGTACTCCGTGAGCCGCTTCGCAAGCTCTGTCTTGCCCACGCCGGTGGGTCCGAGGAAGATGAACGAGCCGATGGGCCGCTTCGGATCCTTGAGGCCGGCGCGGGTGCGGCGGATGGCGCGCGAGAGCTTCTGGATCGGCTCTTCCTGGCCGACCACGGTGCCCTGGAGCGACTCCTCCATGTTCATCAGTT
Coding sequences:
- the ileS gene encoding isoleucine--tRNA ligase encodes the protein MYPDPKGFAHPASEEAVLAKWQAEQIFEQSLAIRDGAPHFVFYEGPPTANGKPGIHHVMARTIKDLFCRYKTMQGFRVDRKAGWDTHGLPVEIEVEKELGLQGRDQIESYGVAEYNHACRESVLRYKDLWDTLTQRMGYWVDLDDPYVTFENDYIESVWSLLKKINDTPGPDGEPLLYRGYKIQWYSPGSGTVLSSHEVSLGYKEVQDPSVTIKFPVRGEADTYFLAWTTTPWTLPSNAGLAVGSTIDYAKVKRTNEEGDTEYVILATALLGQVLDDKTVEIVDQMTGAELVGMRYEPVFSAFEDLHGEDAAWKVVAADFVSTEDGTGIVHMAPAFGADDFLIGQKEGLPMFNPVRADGTFDGTYAFIEGQWFKEADRAISRDLRQRGLLLKHQTYLHNYPHDWRKGTPLMSYPVDSWFIRTTAIKDRLVALNKTINWQPEGIGTGRFGAWLDGNVDWAISRMRYWATPLPIWVSDRYPDHVEVIGTIAELRARCGGAFPEDAINPGTGEVDLHRPYVDAITWPDGNGGTMRRVPDLLDVWFDSGAMPYAQWHYLASVPDDEQDPEIVAQFKANFPADFIAEGVDQTRGWFYTLHAIAALTQQSVAYENVVVNGLVLDAEGQKMSKSKGNAVDPFATIAEHGADPVRWTLMAASPPWESLRYDDARVLETRRKLFGTLTNTYSFFATYANIDGFAYDASARMPVADRAELDRWVVSRLQTTIAETTDAYDGYHPTKAARAVETFVDDLSNWYVRRGRRRYWNKVAGLGSLVEGQSQNDSSPATSDLGPDKQAAYETLYECLLTVAQLMAPLAPFYSEWLFGNLATGRDDLPASVHLTDFPQVVEAERDETLEYRMAVARSVASTALALRNEAQLNVRQPLGTLRVVTGNAGVDEVALAAVAAIVREEVNVKTVEGIAADSGLVQKTAKPNFKALGRRLGKQMKAANQAIRSLTTDDIVAYEQTGTLTLDLNGGAVTFGEGDIDVQSEGLDGQLVGQDAVTHPNGQVTSVVVALDPAITDSLRAEGYAREFVNRVQTLRKRADFDVTDRIAITFAAETFLTDALAAHAATIRNETLAVTLHASEQPEGETVETFAEREAIDGTPITIALQRVLADADA
- a CDS encoding TraR/DksA C4-type zinc finger protein: MAELPNPDLKTGRPTPFSDAELAEFQQLILDKRAAAMEEVDAMRAQIAEARDAESDSAYSFHMADAGTDAMEQEKRYMMIARQQKYVGYLDRALTRIENKTYGVCKVTGEPIAKERLRAVPHTEISIAAKLKQQKGKS
- a CDS encoding pitrilysin family protein, with translation MSPVAPHPQFTFVREVGGIEELRHRENDLTVLLLQQAAAPVVTFMVTYSVGSRNEHTGLTGATHLLEHLMFKGTKRFNKAAGQTIFNVLQRVGAQVNATTWYDRTNYFALLPKEHLSLAVEIEADRMRGALVSDEDLASERTVVLNELDRGENEPLRKLLHAVWSVAFVAHPYGHPTIGWRSDVETVEADDLRHFYDTYYWPSNATISVIGDFDRAEALGLVHQHFGHIQAQASLGGDGAQPFVSPQAVTREPPQIGERRLVIRQAGQLGAVLCAYKACSGLDADADTLDVLATALTSGKSSRLYRRLTDEGLTTSTFAYFPRLRDPGLFMVYGALAPDVEHRVVEEALRSILAEIAAEGLTASELERARRQTVAQDAYGRDGPYAIASQLNEAIAVGDWTLYATYRERIALVTEADVQRVAASMFVDDRLTVGHYVPEPA